In Juglans regia cultivar Chandler chromosome 5, Walnut 2.0, whole genome shotgun sequence, the following are encoded in one genomic region:
- the LOC109002620 gene encoding uncharacterized protein LOC109002620 isoform X2, protein MNKGFWTEKGAGQVHDGDSTFDNTSRTEPKRSHQWFVDAAETELFPNKKQAVHAPNSKLSSGMSIANIPSWENASSFNSVPNQYVSRLFGSDTARSVNFAERNISSAGTENLNVRRKGMDDQFGEDASIGLSISHSMEDPETCLTYGGIRKVKVNQVKDSDPSMHIQKGHCSSGENISHLSPGHTYDRESEAAFTSIGQSYNQDDSVTLMGHTYNRGDANIRSITPTYGNGDGTSISISDTYGKGEANVLSFSGFPDEQDIIPVGRPGSSYDLFFNQPSVQTSETSCEKVLDTTNASAVLSATRATKSRPEFVSKNKPEFRTSKKEAPNSFPSNVRSLISTGMLDGVPVKYVSLAREELRGIIKGSGYLCGCQSCDYSKVLNAYEFERHAGCKTKHPNNHIYFENGKTIYQIVQELRSTPESLLFDAIQTVFGAPINQKSFRIWKESFQAATRELQRIYGKEELNI, encoded by the exons AACAAGGGTTTTTGGACGGAAAAAGGTGCTGGACAAGTACATGACGGAGACTCAACGTTTGATAATACTTCCAGAACTGAACCAAAACGATCTCATCAATGGTTTGTAGATGCTGCTGAAACAGAGCTGTTCCCTAACAAGAAGCAAGCAGTGCACGCTCCGAACAGCAAATTAAGTTCCGGAATGTCAATTGCAAATATCCCTTCTTGGGAAAATGCTTCCAGTTTTAATTCAGTTCCAAATCAATATGTCAGTCGTTTATTTGGATCTGATACAGCAAGGTCTGTCAACTTTGCTGAAAGGAATATATCTTCTGCTGGAACAGAGAATTTGAATGTGAGAAGAAAGGGTATGGATGACCAATTTGGAGAAGATGCATCCATTGGTTTGTCCATATCTCATAGTATGGAAGATCCTGAAACATGTCTTACCTATGGTGGAATAAGAAAAGTCAAAGTCAATCAAGTTAAGGATAGTGACCCTAGTATGCATATTCAAAAGGGACATTGTTCTAGTGGGGAAAATATCAGTCACCTGTCTCCAGGTCACACTTATGACAGAGAAAGTGAAGCCGCTTTTACATCAATAGGGCAGTCCTATAACCAAGATGACAGTGTCACTTTAATGGGTCACACCTACAACAGGGGAGATGCCAATATCAGGTCGATAACTCCCACATATGGCAATGGAGATGGCACTTCCATTTCAATCAGTGATACATATGGTAAGGGGGAAGCTAATGTTTTATCTTTTAGTGGATTCCCTGATGAACAAGATATCATCCCTGTGGGCAGGCCTGGAAGCAGCTATGATCTATTTTTCAATCAGCCGTCAGTTCAAACATCAGAAACATCCTGTGAGAAAGTTTTGGACACAACAAATGCTAGTGCAGTTCTGAGTGCCACTAGGGCAACTAAATCAAGACCTGAATTTGTTTCTAAGAATAAGCCAGAATTCAGAACATCAAAGAAAGAAGCTCCAAATAGCTTTCCCTCAAATGTTAGAAGCTTGATATCAACTGGTATGCTTGATGGGGTCCCTGTGAAGTACGTTTCCTTGGCACGGGAG GAGCTTCGTGGGATTATAAAAGGTTCTGGCTATCTTTGTGGGTGTCAGTCATGTGACTATTCTAAG gtGCTGAATGCATACGAGTTTGAGCGCCATGCTGGCTGTAAAACAAAGCACCCTAACAATCACATATACTTTGAGAATGGAAAGACTATTTATCAGATTGTACAAGAATTAAGAAGCACACCTGAGAGTTTATTGTTTGATGCGATTCAAACTGTTTTCGGTGCCCCAATTAATCAGAAATCCTTCCGAATTTGGAAAG AATCATTTCAAGCAGCAACTCGTGAGCTTCAGCGTATATATGGGAAGGAGGAACTGAACATATAG
- the LOC109002620 gene encoding uncharacterized protein LOC109002620 isoform X1, with protein sequence MSFQNKGFWTEKGAGQVHDGDSTFDNTSRTEPKRSHQWFVDAAETELFPNKKQAVHAPNSKLSSGMSIANIPSWENASSFNSVPNQYVSRLFGSDTARSVNFAERNISSAGTENLNVRRKGMDDQFGEDASIGLSISHSMEDPETCLTYGGIRKVKVNQVKDSDPSMHIQKGHCSSGENISHLSPGHTYDRESEAAFTSIGQSYNQDDSVTLMGHTYNRGDANIRSITPTYGNGDGTSISISDTYGKGEANVLSFSGFPDEQDIIPVGRPGSSYDLFFNQPSVQTSETSCEKVLDTTNASAVLSATRATKSRPEFVSKNKPEFRTSKKEAPNSFPSNVRSLISTGMLDGVPVKYVSLAREELRGIIKGSGYLCGCQSCDYSKVLNAYEFERHAGCKTKHPNNHIYFENGKTIYQIVQELRSTPESLLFDAIQTVFGAPINQKSFRIWKESFQAATRELQRIYGKEELNI encoded by the exons TCTTTTCAGAACAAGGGTTTTTGGACGGAAAAAGGTGCTGGACAAGTACATGACGGAGACTCAACGTTTGATAATACTTCCAGAACTGAACCAAAACGATCTCATCAATGGTTTGTAGATGCTGCTGAAACAGAGCTGTTCCCTAACAAGAAGCAAGCAGTGCACGCTCCGAACAGCAAATTAAGTTCCGGAATGTCAATTGCAAATATCCCTTCTTGGGAAAATGCTTCCAGTTTTAATTCAGTTCCAAATCAATATGTCAGTCGTTTATTTGGATCTGATACAGCAAGGTCTGTCAACTTTGCTGAAAGGAATATATCTTCTGCTGGAACAGAGAATTTGAATGTGAGAAGAAAGGGTATGGATGACCAATTTGGAGAAGATGCATCCATTGGTTTGTCCATATCTCATAGTATGGAAGATCCTGAAACATGTCTTACCTATGGTGGAATAAGAAAAGTCAAAGTCAATCAAGTTAAGGATAGTGACCCTAGTATGCATATTCAAAAGGGACATTGTTCTAGTGGGGAAAATATCAGTCACCTGTCTCCAGGTCACACTTATGACAGAGAAAGTGAAGCCGCTTTTACATCAATAGGGCAGTCCTATAACCAAGATGACAGTGTCACTTTAATGGGTCACACCTACAACAGGGGAGATGCCAATATCAGGTCGATAACTCCCACATATGGCAATGGAGATGGCACTTCCATTTCAATCAGTGATACATATGGTAAGGGGGAAGCTAATGTTTTATCTTTTAGTGGATTCCCTGATGAACAAGATATCATCCCTGTGGGCAGGCCTGGAAGCAGCTATGATCTATTTTTCAATCAGCCGTCAGTTCAAACATCAGAAACATCCTGTGAGAAAGTTTTGGACACAACAAATGCTAGTGCAGTTCTGAGTGCCACTAGGGCAACTAAATCAAGACCTGAATTTGTTTCTAAGAATAAGCCAGAATTCAGAACATCAAAGAAAGAAGCTCCAAATAGCTTTCCCTCAAATGTTAGAAGCTTGATATCAACTGGTATGCTTGATGGGGTCCCTGTGAAGTACGTTTCCTTGGCACGGGAG GAGCTTCGTGGGATTATAAAAGGTTCTGGCTATCTTTGTGGGTGTCAGTCATGTGACTATTCTAAG gtGCTGAATGCATACGAGTTTGAGCGCCATGCTGGCTGTAAAACAAAGCACCCTAACAATCACATATACTTTGAGAATGGAAAGACTATTTATCAGATTGTACAAGAATTAAGAAGCACACCTGAGAGTTTATTGTTTGATGCGATTCAAACTGTTTTCGGTGCCCCAATTAATCAGAAATCCTTCCGAATTTGGAAAG AATCATTTCAAGCAGCAACTCGTGAGCTTCAGCGTATATATGGGAAGGAGGAACTGAACATATAG